One part of the Tachyglossus aculeatus isolate mTacAcu1 chromosome 26, mTacAcu1.pri, whole genome shotgun sequence genome encodes these proteins:
- the HDDC3 gene encoding guanosine-3',5'-bis(diphosphate) 3'-pyrophosphohydrolase MESH1 has product MSGAAGAAVLLLVDAADFAARKHRRQRRKDPEGTPYINHPIGVAQILTQEAGITDVQVLQAALLHDTVEDTDTTPEELERRFGAQVRGLVEEVTDDKTLPKLERKRRQVESAGRSSRGAKLVKLADKLYNLRDLRRCTPVGWSEQRVQEYFEWAAQVVRGLRGTNPQMEAALQQLFEERGIPL; this is encoded by the exons ATgagcggggcggcgggggcggcggtgcTGCTGCTGGTGGACGCCGCCGACTTCGCGGCTCGGAAGCACCGTCGGCAGCGGCGGAAAGACCCCGAGGGCACCCCCTACATCAACCACCCTATCG GTGTGGCCCAGATCCTCACCCAGGAGGCGGGAATCACCGACGTGCAGGTGCTGCAG GCGGCCCTGCTGCACGACACGGTGGAGGACACGGACACGACGCCGGAGGAGCTGGAGCGGCGTTTCGGGGCGCAGGTGAGGGGCCTGGTGGAGGAGGTGACGGACGACAAGACGCTGCCCAAGCTGGAGCGGAAGCGGCGGCAGGTGGAGAGCGCGGGGCGCAGCAGCCGCGGCGCCAAACTGGTGAAGCTGGCCGACAAGCTCTACAACCTGCGGGACCTCCGGCGCTGCACCCCCGTCG gctgGTCTGAGCAGCGGGTCCAGGAGTACTTCGAGTGGGCGGCCCAGGTGGTCAGGGGCCTAAGGGGGACGAACCCGCAGATGGAGGCCGCCCTGCAGCAGCTGTTTGAGGAGCGGGGCATCCCGCTCTGA